Part of the Besnoitia besnoiti strain Bb-Ger1 chromosome Unknown contig00015, whole genome shotgun sequence genome is shown below.
CGGAGACAGGGAAGATAGTTCCGAAGCCTCTTCCGTGGAGATCTCATGGAGTGAAACAGAGAACGCACCTGACCAAAGTGGAGGGTAAGCAGAGCATCTGGGCGCCAGGCAAAAACCGGAGCATTTGGCCCCAGGCCGATTCAGTGTCGAGGACGTGCAGCCGTCGCAAGGGCTGGCGAAGAACGGGCAACAGCGGAACCAAGCACGAGAAGGCGATAAATGATGCGCGAACGCACGACTCGGTCGCCAGTCTAAACACAGACATGAACGCCCGCGATAGAAATGCGGAGTGTGGGGCCGCAGTGCTCGGGTCGAATGACCACACACCGTGAAGGtcgttcctcttctcccaCGTCAGTCTTCGCATGCCCGTGTCCACATGCGTGGAGAGAGACATGCGGAGGAGGTCGTCTGTTGTTTCGTGCGATGGCATGCGTGCGTGCAGGACAGCGTGTCTGgatttctctcctcgctcgcgacCGCCCTGTCGCCTCAGACAAATTCGCAAAGGCTTTTCTGAATCGCGCGTAGGGCAGGCGAACGGGAGAAACGAAGCCGAACGTGCGGCCTAGAGCACGCAAATAAAGGGCGAGAGCCAAAAGAGCCAAACATATCGGATTGCAACGCGGGCAAACTGTTCAGTCCATGCGACGGAACGGAGATGAATCACAGGGAGACGCCACCAGTCCCAAAGTGAGGAAGGAAAACCGGTCTCGCGGAGCCCAAGATTGGAAGCTGATGGACATGGTGTTGCAGGCACGAAAATGTTTGACACGTgcggagagggaagagaTCGAAAACGGGAAAAAATACAGGGGGAAATACTCGCCGTGGCTCTGGGCTCTTATACCCGCTGATCGCCGTGTCACTCGAATACGTTTGTGGCAAGGAAACCCAGGAGATTTATGCTATATAGCACGCATGAAAAGGGAGTTCATTTTTTGCTCATTCTTGATAGGGTGATCATATATGTGTCGTGGGCGAAGAAGCTCACgtccctcgctcgcgcgggcgggggcgagggcgccatCCACTGCCCCGCTGGTGTCCGGCGTCCTGCTTTTCACTAAGTCAAATTATTGTCTCTAGAAAGCTGCTTGCCGCGTCGATCGCTTCATTTGACGTGTGCTTGTTCGTAAAAGAATATGTGACGCAGGGATAAACCCAGTGTGTGGGTGCGACTTGAAGGAAGGACGTTCAGCTGCATCCTTTCTCGAGCGTAGTGCTGGTGATATAGTGGCGTGTCTGTGAGGCAGATGTGCGTTCTCACTAAAGTTCTGAGTGGGCTTGGCGCCCCCCCAAGACTGCAAGGTGTACATCAGGCGCGTCACCTGCGGTCCGGTCGCCTGTCGTTAGTTCAGTCTTACGCCTCAGGTAGCGGCGGCAGTTCAGTTTCTGCTGCCGTCTAGGCGGGCATGCAGCAGGAAAGTGGACTAGCACCATCTCGCGTGGCCCTGTTCGGCATCTGAGTGTGAAGAATATGTTTCGCCGCGTTGCTTCCTCTTTGGGCATTGACGATGTGGAGTCGGAAATGCAGCGAGTCGCGCATGTTAGAATGTAGCGGGCATAACAATTCTCCTGCGCAGAGCCGCCCTATTTAGTGCGTTCAAGTTCCGAAGTTTACAGCCATTACGCCGGCGCATGGCTGTCGAAGCATGATGCCGCAATGATGCCTCTTTGCAGTGCGGCTCACGGACCGGGTTTAGAGGATTGCCGCTGGACTCGGGGCCAACCAGCTCCCCTGAAAAGCTTTCTGGTCGAGATGGGCAGTTgttggcgctgcggctgctgctggttTCCCCTGGTTTCCAACGAACTTGCCGAGGGTCCGCTCCGTTCATATGTTGCTTGGTGGAACGACTAGCTCCAGAGTGGATGCAGCACGGATCGTGAGCGTGCGCGCAGCAGTGCAAATGCAGCGACGGCATACGACCTGCTCGTGGCATGATAAAACTACGCTGAATGCGTGGACACTCTCACTGTAACAAGAGGGTGACGCCGGGTATTTACTGGATAGTGACGCACCCACTttcgcgcgcgacagagaatTGCACACAACCTTGCGCGCACACGTCATACACGGTGGTTCTGCCATCTCCCATGCAATCGGAACCATTTGGTTCGTCCTTAGGGTAGAAAGtcgggctgcgccgccggaaTTTCGAATCGGCCCAAGCGAGAATGGGTCCCCACGTCAATGGCCAGCAAGCTTTCAAGTTCCACTTGCGCGAGCGCTGAACCCAAGCCAATAGATAGCCAGCTCTTCCATGACGGATACACCGGTCATGAGTCTAAAGCCTCAGAGCAGCTGGTAGCGAAACGTTGACATTACTAAAAGCGTTGTACGCGTTACTGACTGCCATACTGCTCTGCGCTGGGTGGATATCCGTCGATGAGGCCACAGAGTAAGGCGAAAATGCCGTTCCCTGCCGTGGAGGAGGGAAGGATGCAGTCTTTTGCTCTCTCGCTTGATGCAGTGCCGCTGAGTCATCATATACAACTGCTTGCACCTTCGAAGTCTCAGGATCATTTGAAGCACTTCTGGTGTGCTTCAGATTGTGTTCCTCCATGCCTCAGCTCATGCAAAGTCGAGTTCGGACGTCTCTGAATTTGGTCTGTATAGATGCGCGTTGTAGCTAGTCCCGATCGAAGTAGCGAACATGACGTGAAGTGGAGACGCACTGGGATGATTCGCTATTTTTTTCATTTGCGCTACCTCACGCGACCCGGTCATGTGTATCCATTACCTTCACCTCTAGTACGCGGCAAAGAACACTACTTCTTCTGGCGCCGATCGCTGCTCTAATGTTTCCGCTTTCCTTCGTATCCCGCGCAGATCAGGCCGTGCCGGAAGAGGCTACACCGGCTCAATATTTAGGCGCCTGCTGATTTTTATTTTTACCATTTGCTGGCCGTACATGAGATGGTGTCGTGCTTCCGCTTCGCTCGCTTGTCATTTGCAGATGGGACTGGGATTTGCGTCCTTGCCCTGTCAAATATCAGAAGTAGAAGCTCTGGCTGTCTACGCGCGGCTGTCGGAAGATCTCGGAGCACCTTGTATTCTCATGCCGCAGGGCGCCTGGATTGTCGAAAGGCCTGCTTGGTATTGTAACATTTGCCCGCCCTGGAACTCTCAGCACGTACTACAACGATGCGGCCTTGAGCAGCATTCGTACGCCACAGCCTCGGAACTCAACTTCCTCACGTGTAGTTTTCTTCCTGTCTGTCACGTGACCAGTTCATCCCCCGCTCGATTTCAGTTCGTTCGGGGCTCGATCGTGGTGATCAAAACGGTTTGAGACCCTTGTTGATACCATTCTTTTCATCCGAAGGACGTCTGTATTCTCGTCAAGCTCGTTCATTTCTAACCCGATGCATGAACGGGGACTGAGTGTAGCTGTGGCTCTGACGTTTTATGGAACCCGGGCGTCCGTATCGCTATCTCACCGGCACTAACTGTTCCGGTCaccgggggcggcggcttcAGATGCGGTGAAGAGTAACGACACGTAATGCAATCCGCAGAATCCAGATCGGAGAAGGGGCGATGTGATATCGACGAAGGCACCATGTCACCGCAGATAGAGGAGGTTGCTGTGCCATTACCCGGCCGAGAGGGCGGCCAACGCGTACGCGCCGCGGGGTGCAGTGAGGCTAGTAAGAGGGTGCAGTTTGTCCCTTTGTACCCTGAGACCGTAGAACACGCACACCATGTGTTGAGTAGTACTCCAGCCCTTCCATCGGGCGCCAGTCGTATCGACCAAATGCAGAGAGCAACCGGGGCCGGTAGCTCGTACGTCTACTGCGAACCTCCAGGGCTGCAGGACGGGAAGGGTACCATGACACAAAATCGGGGAGAGCCGGCTGGTGCCAGCCGGCAGGGTGCGAGTTGGATCCCCATGCAGTTGAGGCGTGAGGCTCTTTCAGCGACTGCCAACTGTAATAGAGGGAACGACCACCCGTCGCGGTGTCATTGCTCTTGTTCTTGTCGCCCATCTTCGTGGAGTTCCGCGGAATCACTTACCTtcgctccgccgtcgcgcagtcCGTCCCCATTGCCGCGTGTAGATATCCTCTCTGTGTGGCATGCAGGCCTTACTCTCAAGTGGATGTCAATGTCAGGGTGCGGTGGAATACGGCAATACTCGGAGGACCGGAGCGCCTTCAGCACCTTCAGCAACTTCGATGACATCACGCTGTTCCGTTTTCCCGTAGACGATTATGTAGTCCGTGTTACGCGGTGTTTTGGTTGCTCTTACGAATGCGTCGTCTGTGCTCTTGTCTATATAGACCGCCTTATAGAAACTGGTCTAGAATTACACGACTGGAATGTCAGACAGCTTTTCCTAACCAGTCTAGCATTAGCGACCAAGATTTACGACCGCTTCAACTATGGCAATGACTATTATGCACGTGTGGGGTCATTACCCACAAGACGGTTCGAGCACATGGAATCCGTCTTTCGATGCCTTCTAAAACCCACTCTGGAAGTTGGAGCCGACGAGTTTCGTTTCGCTCGTTGTTCAATTCAGACAAACGGTGAAGGAATTCGGTCCTTGTATGGCGACTATCTGGCGTGCCCATTTCTACCGGAATACCTTCCTCCGTCTGAGGACAGCTTATCTGAGCTGCCATCTTCGTCCTCCCTCAGTAGATCTGGGCAcgggccttcctcgtcgacgACGCGTTGTTCCTTACACCCACCGAAGCCTGAAATGCTGCAGTGTACGCCACCTCGACAAGGGGCAGCTGGCGAAAGCAACGAAGGTACTGCAGTTACATGGGGTGAGCAAAGCCAAGCAATATGGGGCAAGAACGGCGGGGAGTCGACAGGACGCATCAGCCAGCGCGGATcgcagcgccagctgcgccaggCCGATGAAGACCATCAACAAAAAAGCCACGAAGGCTTCCAGTCCGAAGCTTCGACTACATCCAGCTCCGCGAAAGAAGCACCGACTCCACCAGGCGCAAATGTTTCTGAAGAGACGCCCGCGAATCCGCTACTGGAATATGCGGAAGCAGGTCTGAGTTGTCTGATTCTAGCCCCGATGTGTCCCTTTGTTTTCCTGTATCTGGCTTTTGCCGCGTCCTACGGCAATCGCAGGTCTCGGACATGCTATAGCTAGTAGCGTTTGTCCAACGAGGTCGAATCCAGCAGTGCTCGTGAAGTCGACTGCATTTGTTAGGTAGAGCGAGACATCAGGGGGTGACGTCGTCTGAAGACGAGCGGAGGCAGCTCTTCACGCTGCAAGCTCAAAGCAGCCTGTTTTCTCGTACGGCTTGGGCGGGGTATTGGACGCCAGAGTTTTCGTCCCGTGTCTATCTTCGGCTTATGTTATCATAGGTTGTTTTACGGTGCTGTTGAAGTTTTCCACTGCCCCAATGGCACGACATAGATGGATGTCGTGCCATTGGGCACTGTGGATGTGGATGCGCTGGCATTAACTGCATCATCCGCCAATACATCTAGTTCATCCACACCGGGGGGGCTGCGAATATTGTGCCGCAGTGTGGGGGTTACAGCGGCCACTTTTTCCAGAGACGTTGGCAACGGTGATTGAAGGAGAGATCTGGTGTAATTCAGGGATCATGGTTGCATGGCGTGTTTTCCGTGCGTATTCGAGCGAGCCTTTGAGCCCTTTTCTTTTACTCCGTAACCCGGATGACTTTCGTAACGCAAATTTACCTGTCGTTTTGTCAGCTCTTTGGTGTGCATGAGTACCTACGCAAATATCTACTCTCGTTGCCCGAAACGTCCTCATACAGTGCAATCACCGCGATCTTTCCGTGGCGGTAGCTCACTCGGGCTATCAACCAGTCAAGGAGTGACT
Proteins encoded:
- a CDS encoding uncharacterized protein (encoded by transcript BESB_029150), with protein sequence MQSAESRSEKGRCDIDEGTMSPQIEEVAVPLPGREGGQRVRAAGCSEASKRVQFVPLYPETVEHAHHVLSSTPALPSGASRIDQMQRATGAGSSYVYCEPPGLQDGKGTMTQNRGEPAGASRQGASWIPMQLRREALSATANCNRGNDHPSRCHCSCSCRPSSWSSAESLTFAPPSRSPSPLPRVDILSVWHAGLTLKWMSMSGCGGIRQYSEDRSAFSTFSNFDDITLFRFPVDDYVVRVTRCFGCSYECVVCALVYIDRLIETGLELHDWNVRQLFLTSLALATKIYDRFNYGNDYYARVGSLPTRRFEHMESVFRCLLKPTLEVGADEFRFARCSIQTNGEGIRSLYGDYLACPFLPEYLPPSEDSLSELPSSSSLSRSGHGPSSSTTRCSLHPPKPEMLQCTPPRQGAAGESNEGTAVTWGEQSQAIWGKNGGESTGRISQRGSQRQLRQADEDHQQKSHEGFQSEASTTSSSAKEAPTPPGANVSEETPANPLLEYAEAGLSCLILAPMCPFVFLYLAFAASYGNRRSRTCYS